In the Haloferula helveola genome, one interval contains:
- a CDS encoding DUF1553 domain-containing protein gives MVFRKFNAHPGPILGVVAIATSFLCIQCTRSSKATGQKGEATAPEQPGLVSEESARPVSIPDEVTFNEHIQPILSEYCYQCHGPDEKTRYPEEEPLRLDLADEAFKPRENGTPVIIKGDAEASLLVKLLHSTDKDTVMPPPESHKELDATQIALLEAWVDQGAEYQDHWAFLPVERPEVPESDWGRNGIDPFVEARLRSHDLEPNPDEDPARLYRRLHFDLTGLPPSPEELDNFLKSAGSGIDAAYEAEVDRLLATTESAEHFARYWLDAARYADTHGIHIDNYRAIWPYRDWVIRALERNMPWDEFTIEQIAGDMLPDPTLDQQVATGFHRCLPTTGEGGAIAEEYLAIYAQDRTDTTGAVWLGLTMGCASCHDHKFDPISMKDTYSFNAFFRNTPMSALDRNNAEHPPNVFVPLHEDRPRFAALADEKNKAEEDLKARRSGARQDFDQWLAAAKIDGGVEVDSTLALRLPLASEQESIVGELDGQPQEWQAKLPRIDAPLGKAAVISEKPLDLGDHLSFSRSDQVTFGGFIYTEGKPTGAVIARMDPNAAYRGWDLYLQSGQPAAHVIDRWPDAASKIVAKQALNQKSWQHVMVTFDGTKSGHQSLSVYVDGKRVPSSTEPNTVGGTIETKVPLRLGSRHGDDSKLTKGKVALQDFRFYRRLLTPAEISDLASNALLRDILETPADNRTKKQMDRLFEYYVSSIDPPSIELRKKIDALAKEEADIRSRGSVSLVMEEKKDSEAFAHILNRGVYSDKGEKVTADTPASLPPMPEGAPKNRLGLAQWLVAKENPLPARVAMNRLWAQLFGTGIVETVGDFGIMGARPTHPKLLDWLASEFMDNGWDYRRMIKLMVMSSTYRQSATIPPAKLETDPSNALLSRGPRFRLDGEELRDMALAASDLLIDEVGGPPVKPYQPEGIWSAVAMPQSNTRNYKQDTGEKLYRRSIYTFWKRTAPHPAMEIFNAPTREVTCVARERTNTPLQAFVTLNDPQFVEASRRLAEHALSEGDFDSRLDFISTRLIARKLVDEERAAVRKTLDDATKAFTADNEAAKTLISEGESEPNPDLPVAEVAAWTIVSSQILNLDEALTK, from the coding sequence ATGGTTTTTCGAAAGTTCAACGCCCATCCGGGGCCGATTCTGGGAGTGGTCGCCATCGCGACCTCGTTCCTTTGCATCCAATGCACCCGTTCCTCCAAGGCGACTGGCCAGAAGGGAGAAGCTACAGCTCCCGAGCAACCCGGATTGGTATCGGAAGAGTCGGCACGACCGGTGTCCATCCCGGATGAGGTGACCTTCAACGAGCACATCCAGCCCATCCTCTCCGAATACTGCTATCAGTGCCACGGACCCGACGAAAAGACCCGCTACCCGGAAGAAGAACCGTTGCGTCTCGATCTGGCGGATGAAGCCTTCAAGCCGCGGGAGAACGGCACGCCGGTGATCATCAAGGGCGATGCCGAGGCCTCCCTCTTGGTCAAGCTGCTTCACAGCACCGACAAGGACACCGTGATGCCTCCTCCTGAGTCTCACAAGGAGCTCGATGCGACCCAGATCGCGCTGCTTGAGGCATGGGTCGACCAAGGAGCGGAGTATCAGGACCACTGGGCCTTCCTTCCGGTCGAGCGACCGGAAGTTCCGGAAAGCGACTGGGGCCGCAACGGCATCGACCCGTTCGTGGAGGCCCGCCTGCGGTCTCACGACCTCGAACCGAATCCAGACGAAGATCCGGCACGTCTCTACCGCCGGCTTCACTTCGACCTGACCGGGCTTCCACCCTCTCCCGAAGAACTCGACAACTTCCTGAAGAGCGCCGGATCAGGAATCGACGCGGCCTATGAAGCCGAGGTCGACCGGTTGCTCGCCACCACCGAAAGTGCCGAGCACTTCGCACGCTACTGGCTCGACGCCGCCCGCTACGCCGACACCCACGGCATCCACATCGACAACTACCGCGCGATCTGGCCCTACCGCGACTGGGTGATCCGCGCACTCGAACGGAACATGCCGTGGGACGAGTTCACCATCGAACAGATCGCCGGCGACATGCTCCCCGATCCGACGCTCGACCAGCAGGTGGCCACCGGCTTCCACCGTTGCTTGCCAACCACCGGCGAGGGCGGCGCCATCGCCGAGGAGTATCTCGCCATCTACGCTCAGGACCGCACCGACACAACTGGTGCCGTCTGGCTGGGCCTGACCATGGGCTGCGCTTCGTGCCACGATCACAAGTTCGACCCGATTTCGATGAAGGACACCTACTCCTTCAATGCCTTCTTCCGGAACACGCCGATGTCGGCGCTCGACCGCAACAATGCGGAGCATCCGCCGAACGTCTTTGTCCCGCTTCACGAAGACCGCCCCCGTTTCGCCGCTCTGGCCGACGAAAAGAATAAGGCGGAGGAGGATCTGAAGGCGCGTCGCTCGGGCGCCCGTCAGGATTTCGACCAGTGGCTGGCCGCGGCGAAGATCGACGGCGGCGTCGAAGTGGATTCCACCCTCGCCCTCCGTCTCCCGCTCGCTTCGGAGCAGGAGTCAATTGTCGGCGAACTCGATGGTCAGCCGCAGGAGTGGCAGGCGAAGCTGCCGAGAATCGACGCCCCCCTCGGCAAGGCTGCGGTTATTTCCGAAAAGCCGCTCGATCTTGGTGATCACCTGTCGTTCTCACGCTCCGACCAAGTGACCTTCGGCGGATTCATCTACACCGAAGGCAAACCGACCGGTGCGGTCATCGCACGGATGGACCCGAATGCCGCCTACCGTGGTTGGGACCTTTACCTGCAGTCGGGGCAACCGGCCGCGCATGTCATCGACCGCTGGCCCGATGCCGCGAGCAAGATCGTCGCCAAGCAGGCACTCAACCAGAAGAGCTGGCAACACGTGATGGTGACCTTCGACGGCACCAAGTCCGGCCATCAATCGCTGTCGGTTTACGTCGACGGTAAACGCGTCCCCTCGTCGACCGAACCGAACACCGTCGGCGGCACCATCGAGACGAAGGTTCCCCTGCGTCTCGGCTCCCGCCACGGCGACGATTCCAAGCTCACGAAGGGCAAGGTGGCGCTGCAGGACTTCCGTTTCTACCGGCGCCTGCTGACACCCGCTGAGATCTCCGACCTCGCCTCCAACGCCCTGCTCAGGGATATCCTCGAGACACCTGCGGACAACCGGACCAAGAAGCAGATGGACCGCCTGTTCGAATACTACGTTTCCAGTATTGATCCCCCGTCCATCGAACTGCGGAAGAAAATCGACGCCTTGGCGAAGGAGGAAGCCGACATCCGTTCCCGCGGCTCCGTTTCGCTGGTGATGGAGGAGAAAAAGGACTCCGAAGCTTTCGCCCACATCCTCAACCGCGGGGTCTACTCGGACAAGGGAGAGAAGGTCACTGCCGACACCCCCGCATCCCTGCCACCGATGCCGGAGGGCGCGCCGAAGAACCGGCTCGGCCTGGCGCAGTGGCTGGTAGCGAAGGAGAACCCGTTGCCCGCCCGGGTCGCCATGAACCGCCTGTGGGCCCAACTCTTCGGCACCGGGATCGTCGAAACCGTCGGCGACTTTGGCATCATGGGCGCGCGCCCGACCCATCCGAAACTCCTCGACTGGCTGGCTTCGGAGTTCATGGACAACGGCTGGGACTACCGCCGGATGATCAAGTTGATGGTCATGTCTTCGACTTACCGTCAGTCCGCGACGATCCCGCCGGCAAAACTGGAGACCGACCCTTCGAACGCCCTGCTTTCGCGGGGTCCCCGTTTCCGTCTCGACGGTGAGGAACTCCGCGACATGGCTCTTGCCGCGTCCGACCTCCTGATCGACGAGGTCGGCGGACCACCCGTGAAACCTTACCAACCGGAAGGCATCTGGTCGGCGGTGGCGATGCCGCAGTCGAACACCCGGAACTACAAACAGGACACGGGCGAGAAACTCTACCGGAGGTCGATCTACACGTTCTGGAAACGCACGGCGCCCCACCCGGCGATGGAGATCTTCAACGCCCCGACGCGGGAGGTGACCTGTGTGGCACGGGAGCGGACGAACACGCCGCTCCAGGCCTTCGTCACCCTCAACGATCCGCAGTTCGTCGAGGCCTCGCGGCGGCTCGCGGAGCATGCGCTCTCCGAAGGAGACTTCGACAGCCGACTCGACTTCATCAGCACCAGGCTGATCGCCCGCAAGCTCGTCGACGAGGAGCGCGCGGCTGTCCGCAAGACGCTCGACGATGCGACCAAGGCATTCACCGCGGACAATGAGGCGGCCAAGACCCTGATTTCCGAAGGCGAGTCGGAGCCGAACCCCGACCTCCCGGTTGCGGAAGTCGCGGCTTGGACGATCGTCTCAAGCCAGATCCTCAACCTCGATGAAGCCCTGACCAAGTGA
- a CDS encoding DUF1501 domain-containing protein, with the protein MNSIFDYNSAINRRQFFRKNGTGLGVAALSSLMARSGLGSSSPMPDLSSVQHFAPKAKRAIYISLIGAPSQIDLFDYKPELKKRFKEDLKDYLAKQGERLTGMTSGQAAFPLAPSIFKFAQHGQSGAWISELLPWTAKMADDLCIVKSMHTEAINHEPANQLVYTGSMQSGKASIGSWLSYGLGSMNEDLPTFVVLHATHSSPYANVQAISARLWGSGYLPGKHAGVAFRSKGDPVLYLKDNPGISRELRRSMLDGLNAMNQRSYEAVGDPSIQTRIQQYEMAFRMQASVPELADMSGEPEHIHQLYGEDSKTRGTFANSALMARRLIERGTRFVQIFHRGWDQHGNLPRDLTSQCKDVDQGIYGLVQDLKQRGMLEDTLVVFGGEFGRTVYCQGGLSETNYGRDHHPRCFSLWLAGGGIKGGQVYGETDDMSYNIVENPVHIRDLHATILDRLGLDHNRLSYKFQGLDQRLTGVVPAKVVKDICA; encoded by the coding sequence ATGAACTCCATTTTCGACTACAACTCCGCGATCAACCGCCGCCAGTTCTTCCGCAAGAACGGCACCGGCCTCGGCGTCGCCGCGCTCTCGTCACTGATGGCCCGCAGCGGTCTCGGCAGCTCCTCGCCGATGCCCGACCTCTCGTCGGTCCAGCACTTCGCGCCCAAGGCAAAGCGGGCGATCTACATCTCGCTCATCGGCGCGCCGTCGCAGATCGACCTCTTCGACTACAAGCCCGAGCTCAAGAAGCGCTTCAAGGAAGACCTCAAGGACTACCTCGCGAAGCAGGGCGAGCGGCTCACCGGCATGACCTCCGGCCAGGCCGCGTTCCCGCTGGCACCCTCGATCTTCAAGTTCGCGCAGCACGGTCAGTCCGGCGCGTGGATTTCCGAGCTGCTGCCATGGACCGCGAAGATGGCTGACGACCTCTGCATCGTGAAGTCGATGCACACCGAGGCGATCAACCACGAGCCCGCGAACCAATTGGTCTACACCGGCTCGATGCAGTCCGGAAAGGCGTCCATCGGCTCATGGCTCTCCTACGGTCTCGGCAGTATGAACGAAGACCTGCCGACCTTCGTGGTGCTGCACGCGACCCACAGCTCCCCCTACGCCAATGTCCAGGCGATCTCCGCACGCCTGTGGGGATCCGGATACCTCCCCGGCAAGCACGCCGGTGTCGCCTTCCGCTCGAAGGGAGACCCGGTGCTCTACCTCAAGGACAACCCGGGCATCTCCCGCGAACTGCGCCGCTCGATGCTCGACGGCCTGAACGCGATGAACCAGCGGTCGTACGAGGCCGTCGGCGACCCGTCCATCCAGACGCGCATCCAGCAGTACGAGATGGCCTTCCGCATGCAGGCCAGCGTGCCGGAGCTCGCCGACATGTCGGGCGAACCGGAGCACATCCACCAGCTCTACGGCGAGGACAGCAAGACGCGCGGCACGTTCGCCAATTCCGCACTCATGGCACGCAGGCTTATCGAACGCGGCACACGCTTCGTGCAGATCTTCCACCGCGGCTGGGACCAGCACGGCAACCTTCCGCGTGACCTGACCTCGCAGTGCAAGGACGTCGACCAGGGCATCTACGGACTGGTGCAGGATCTCAAACAACGCGGCATGCTAGAGGACACCTTGGTCGTTTTTGGCGGCGAGTTTGGCCGCACCGTTTACTGCCAAGGCGGTCTGAGCGAAACCAACTACGGCCGCGATCACCATCCCCGTTGCTTCTCACTGTGGCTTGCGGGAGGCGGCATCAAGGGCGGCCAGGTCTACGGCGAAACCGACGACATGAGCTACAACATCGTCGAGAATCCCGTCCACATCCGCGACCTGCACGCGACCATCCTGGACCGCCTCGGACTCGACCACAACCGGTTGAGCTACAAGTTCCAAGGCCTCGACCAACGCCTCACCGGTGTGGTCCCGGCAAAGGTCGTGAAGGACATCTGCGCATGA
- a CDS encoding PSD1 and planctomycete cytochrome C domain-containing protein encodes MTFRLRSILLPLAALPTFVGGAPLGFNQDIRPILSEKCIACHGPDEKKRESDLRLDTPEGAYAALKEGDGYAIVPGKPEDSAVIKRILSKDHDIVMPPPHFHKEVTEEELAILKQWIREGAEYEAHWSYTPLERPGVPKPERHADRVANPIDAFVLKKLEAAGIEPSPLATEEELSRRLHLDLIGLPPSPGNPIEPDQVIDACLSNPAYGERMAVPWLDVARFADTVGYHGDQNQRIFPYRDYVIRSFNSNKPFDEFVIEQLAGDLLPDATDEQHIASGFNRLNLVTREGGAQSKEYFKKYAADRVRAVGAAFLGQTTGCAECHDHKYDPISQKDFYSLAAFFDDVQQWGVYNGYVGGTKYNGNNDAYTPERIVRSESLLNQLSGLQTAAVEILAAHAVEDPDRDRKLSELRDFAARNPDGWQVLAPGDARTSGKTGAELIADDSTVRFIGPADPKERTEVDFPLGAGSIGSIRLEALPDPANGGAVGRDKGGHFTLKPQLQLIRPGEKPLDLKIRWAQADLDREHGFAGGLEHGDRNRNDLDPKAGWQSAPKPGYEGPDSLTQRTQTAVFCLDQPLAAESGATLRVILGSNTARLIRVSQSPVLDPSPGMDAFTAPFLHSLESDDQGSNAAYHLCFTPTTKLPTESQQLLDRIRDCRSGWTRTLVTVSIEKPEFPTRVLPRGDWQNDSGELVDPAVFSFLPSESVPTDRKLNRLDLARWVVADENPLTARHFVNRLWKQFFGRGLSNILDDLGGQGEPPSHPELLDWLAVEFRESGWDVQHIVRLIVGSNTYRQAAAQREDLAEVDPYNRLFAQQTGRRLDAEFIRDQALAAAGLLERDHIGGPSVRIYQPENYYSNLNFPVRNYTAHLDSRQHRRSVYAHWQRTFLLPTLANFDAPARDECAADRLQANIPQQALTLLNDPVYVEAARGLATRVLTELPAGGVDERIDRMFRLLLARSPDETEKERLTSFFETQLTQFKDGTDDGNLYLSIGITDAPAALDRDELAAWSQTARLLLNLHETITRY; translated from the coding sequence ATGACCTTCCGACTCCGTTCCATCCTCCTTCCTCTCGCGGCTCTTCCGACATTCGTCGGCGGCGCGCCGCTCGGATTCAATCAGGACATCCGTCCGATCCTGTCCGAGAAGTGCATCGCCTGCCACGGGCCGGACGAGAAAAAGCGGGAGTCGGATCTGCGCCTCGACACGCCCGAGGGTGCCTACGCCGCACTCAAGGAAGGCGACGGATACGCGATCGTTCCGGGCAAGCCTGAGGACTCCGCGGTGATCAAACGAATCCTTTCCAAGGATCATGACATCGTCATGCCTCCACCCCACTTCCACAAGGAAGTGACGGAGGAAGAACTCGCGATCCTCAAGCAATGGATCCGCGAAGGAGCCGAATACGAGGCCCATTGGTCCTACACGCCGCTCGAACGGCCCGGAGTCCCCAAGCCGGAGCGGCACGCGGACCGGGTCGCCAATCCGATCGACGCCTTCGTTCTGAAGAAACTGGAAGCGGCCGGCATCGAGCCATCACCCCTGGCCACGGAAGAGGAACTTTCCCGGCGTCTCCACCTCGATCTGATCGGGCTACCTCCGTCACCCGGAAATCCGATCGAGCCCGACCAGGTGATCGACGCCTGTCTGTCGAATCCCGCGTATGGCGAGCGCATGGCGGTGCCGTGGCTCGACGTCGCCCGCTTCGCCGACACCGTCGGCTACCACGGTGACCAGAACCAACGGATCTTTCCCTACCGCGACTACGTCATCCGTAGTTTCAACTCGAACAAGCCGTTCGACGAGTTCGTCATCGAACAACTTGCCGGCGATCTTCTTCCCGACGCGACCGACGAACAGCACATCGCCAGCGGCTTCAACCGCTTGAATCTCGTCACGCGCGAGGGCGGTGCCCAATCGAAGGAGTATTTCAAGAAGTATGCCGCCGACCGGGTCCGGGCGGTCGGCGCCGCCTTTCTCGGACAGACAACCGGTTGTGCCGAGTGCCACGACCACAAGTACGATCCGATCAGCCAGAAGGACTTCTACTCGCTCGCGGCGTTCTTCGACGACGTCCAACAATGGGGTGTCTACAACGGCTATGTCGGCGGCACGAAATACAACGGCAACAACGACGCCTACACGCCGGAACGCATCGTCCGTTCGGAGTCATTGTTGAACCAACTCTCCGGTTTGCAGACAGCCGCGGTGGAGATTCTCGCGGCCCACGCCGTGGAGGATCCGGATCGCGATCGCAAACTTTCCGAACTCCGCGATTTCGCCGCCCGGAATCCGGATGGCTGGCAGGTACTGGCACCCGGCGATGCGCGCACCAGCGGAAAGACCGGCGCCGAACTTATTGCGGACGATTCCACCGTCCGGTTCATTGGCCCGGCCGATCCCAAAGAACGGACAGAGGTCGATTTCCCGCTCGGAGCGGGATCGATCGGCAGCATCCGATTGGAGGCGCTTCCCGATCCGGCCAATGGCGGCGCCGTCGGCCGTGACAAGGGTGGACATTTCACCCTGAAGCCCCAGCTGCAGCTCATCCGTCCCGGAGAGAAGCCACTCGACCTCAAGATCCGCTGGGCACAGGCGGACCTCGATCGGGAGCACGGCTTTGCCGGTGGGCTCGAACACGGTGACCGCAACCGCAACGACCTCGACCCCAAGGCGGGATGGCAATCCGCGCCGAAACCCGGCTACGAGGGACCGGACTCGCTCACCCAACGTACCCAAACCGCGGTCTTCTGCCTCGACCAACCTTTGGCAGCCGAATCCGGCGCCACCCTCCGGGTCATTCTCGGGAGCAACACCGCCCGTCTGATCCGTGTTTCGCAGTCACCCGTGCTCGACCCGTCACCCGGCATGGACGCGTTCACGGCCCCTTTCCTGCATTCCCTCGAATCCGACGATCAGGGAAGCAATGCTGCCTACCATCTGTGCTTCACTCCGACGACCAAGCTGCCCACCGAATCCCAGCAGTTACTCGACCGGATCCGCGACTGCCGCTCGGGCTGGACGCGCACACTGGTCACGGTGTCGATCGAAAAGCCCGAGTTCCCGACCCGCGTCCTGCCCCGCGGCGACTGGCAGAACGACTCGGGCGAACTCGTGGACCCCGCGGTCTTTTCCTTCCTGCCATCCGAGTCGGTTCCAACTGACCGGAAACTCAATCGGCTCGACCTCGCCCGTTGGGTTGTTGCCGATGAGAACCCGCTGACCGCCCGGCACTTCGTCAACCGTCTTTGGAAACAGTTCTTCGGCCGAGGGCTTTCCAACATCCTCGATGACCTCGGCGGACAAGGCGAACCGCCATCCCATCCGGAGCTGCTCGACTGGCTCGCGGTCGAGTTCCGCGAGTCGGGGTGGGACGTGCAGCACATCGTGAGGCTGATCGTCGGGTCGAACACCTACCGCCAGGCAGCGGCCCAGCGGGAAGACCTCGCCGAGGTCGATCCTTACAACCGACTGTTCGCCCAGCAGACCGGCCGGCGTCTCGATGCCGAGTTTATCCGCGACCAGGCACTGGCAGCGGCGGGACTGCTGGAGCGAGATCACATCGGTGGACCGTCGGTCCGGATCTACCAACCGGAGAACTACTACTCGAATCTGAACTTCCCGGTCCGCAACTACACCGCCCACCTCGACTCCCGCCAGCACCGCCGCTCGGTCTACGCGCACTGGCAACGGACGTTCCTGCTTCCGACGCTTGCCAACTTCGACGCGCCGGCGCGCGACGAATGCGCCGCCGACCGCCTGCAGGCAAACATCCCGCAGCAGGCTCTGACTCTCTTGAACGACCCGGTCTACGTCGAGGCGGCCCGGGGACTGGCAACCCGCGTCCTGACCGAGCTTCCAGCCGGCGGTGTCGATGAGAGAATCGACCGGATGTTCCGACTGCTACTCGCGAGATCCCCCGACGAGACCGAAAAGGAACGCCTCACCTCCTTCTTCGAAACCCAACTCACCCAGTTCAAGGACGGCACTGACGACGGGAACCTCTATCTTTCGATCGGAATCACCGATGCACCGGCGGCCCTGGACCGCGACGAGCTCGCCGCATGGAGCCAGACCGCCCGTCTGCTCCTCAATCTCCACGAAACCATCACCCGCTACTGA
- a CDS encoding DUF1501 domain-containing protein has product MFLQPDHALSINRRTFLHRSFAGIGGMAMASLAQRSGATESAWPGVFDDIKHFAPKAKRVIHLCMAGGPSHLETFDYKPELAKLDGKAFPDSFTAGQQLAQLQGKKLVALGPVKGFRQHGESGLWISDYFPHLAEIADDLCIINSMRTEQINHDPAHAFMNTGSIVKGRPSMGSWMLYGLGAETENLPGYIVLISKPPGGRNPQPVSSRQWSAGFLPSKFQGVQFQSTGDAVHFIGNPEGICQSTQRQMIDEVKAFNGHLRKSRIDPEIDTRISQYEMAFRMQASVPELTDMSGESQQILDMYGVETPGDGSFGSNCLMARRMLEQGVRFVQLYHRGWDHHGGIEKYMGVSAQSADQASAALIKDLKQRGMLEDTLVIWGGEFGRTPMGQGNGRDHHINAFSIALAGGGIKGGVQYGKTDELGYGVAENEVTVHDLHATMLHLCGINDARFTYQFQGLDFKLSGVEPARVVKDILA; this is encoded by the coding sequence ATGTTCCTCCAACCGGACCACGCGCTCTCGATCAACCGGCGCACCTTTCTCCATCGCTCGTTCGCCGGCATCGGCGGGATGGCGATGGCGTCGCTGGCCCAGCGCTCCGGCGCCACCGAGTCGGCATGGCCGGGTGTCTTTGACGACATCAAGCACTTCGCTCCGAAGGCCAAACGGGTGATTCACCTGTGCATGGCGGGCGGGCCGTCGCACTTGGAGACCTTCGACTACAAGCCGGAACTCGCGAAACTCGACGGCAAGGCCTTCCCCGACTCGTTCACCGCCGGCCAACAACTCGCCCAGCTCCAGGGCAAGAAGCTGGTCGCGCTCGGGCCGGTGAAGGGTTTCCGCCAGCATGGCGAGTCGGGTCTTTGGATATCCGACTACTTCCCGCACCTCGCCGAGATCGCCGATGACCTGTGCATCATCAACTCGATGCGCACCGAGCAGATCAACCACGATCCGGCCCACGCCTTCATGAACACCGGCTCGATCGTCAAGGGCCGCCCGTCGATGGGTTCATGGATGCTCTACGGTCTGGGCGCCGAAACCGAGAACCTTCCGGGTTACATCGTACTCATTTCAAAGCCGCCGGGCGGCCGGAATCCCCAACCCGTCTCGTCGCGCCAGTGGTCGGCCGGTTTCCTTCCCAGCAAGTTCCAAGGCGTGCAGTTCCAGTCCACGGGCGACGCGGTCCACTTCATCGGCAATCCCGAAGGAATCTGCCAGTCGACCCAGCGTCAGATGATCGACGAGGTCAAAGCCTTCAACGGTCACCTGCGGAAATCGCGGATCGATCCGGAGATCGACACCCGCATCTCGCAGTATGAGATGGCTTTCCGCATGCAGGCATCCGTGCCGGAGCTCACTGACATGAGCGGCGAGTCTCAGCAGATCCTCGACATGTACGGCGTGGAAACACCCGGTGACGGCAGCTTCGGTTCGAACTGTCTGATGGCCCGCCGGATGCTCGAGCAAGGCGTTCGTTTCGTGCAGCTGTATCACCGTGGCTGGGACCACCACGGCGGCATCGAGAAATACATGGGCGTCTCGGCGCAATCGGCCGACCAGGCTTCGGCGGCCCTGATCAAGGATCTCAAGCAGCGCGGCATGCTTGAAGACACCCTGGTCATCTGGGGCGGCGAATTCGGCCGGACGCCGATGGGCCAGGGCAATGGCCGGGACCACCACATCAACGCGTTCTCCATTGCCCTCGCCGGCGGCGGAATCAAAGGCGGTGTCCAGTATGGCAAGACGGACGAACTCGGCTACGGTGTGGCCGAGAACGAGGTCACCGTCCACGACCTTCACGCCACGATGCTCCACCTCTGCGGCATCAACGACGCCCGATTCACCTACCAGTTCCAAGGCCTCGACTTCAAACTGAGCGGCGTCGAGCCGGCACGGGTGGTGAAGGACATCCTGGCCTAA